One genomic window of Macaca mulatta isolate MMU2019108-1 chromosome 8, T2T-MMU8v2.0, whole genome shotgun sequence includes the following:
- the FABP5 gene encoding fatty acid-binding protein 5 isoform X1 produces MQDGCGPAESVPREENLSRVGIALRKMGAMAKPDCIITCDGKNLTIKTESTLKTTQFSCTLGEKFEETTADGRKTQTVCSFTDGALVQHQEWDGKESTITRKLKDGKLVVDCVMNNVTCTRIYEKVE; encoded by the exons ATGCAAGATGGGTGTGGCCCTGCGGAAAGCGTTCCGAGGGAGGAGAATCTCAGTA GAGTGGGAATAGCTTTGCGAAAAATGGGCGCAATGGCCAAGCCAGACTGTATCATCACTTGTGATGGCAAAAACCTCACCATAAAAACTGAGAGCACTTTGAAAACAACACAGTTTTCTTGTACCCTGGGAGAGAAATTTGAAGAAACCACAGCTGATGGCAGAAAAACTCAG ACTGTCTGCAGCTTTACAGATGGTGCATTGGTTCAGCATCAGGAGTGGGATGGGAAGGAAAGCACAATAACAAGAAAATTGAAAGATGGGAAATTAGTGGTG GACTGTGTCATGAACAATGTCACCTGTACTCGGATCTatgaaaaagtagaataa
- the FABP5 gene encoding fatty acid-binding protein 5, translating into MATVQQLEGRWRLVDSKGFDEYMKELGVGIALRKMGAMAKPDCIITCDGKNLTIKTESTLKTTQFSCTLGEKFEETTADGRKTQTVCSFTDGALVQHQEWDGKESTITRKLKDGKLVVDCVMNNVTCTRIYEKVE; encoded by the exons ATGGCCACAGTTCAGCAGCTGGAAGGAAGATGGCGCCTGGTGGATAGCAAAGGCTTTGATGAATACATGAAGGAGCTAG GAGTGGGAATAGCTTTGCGAAAAATGGGCGCAATGGCCAAGCCAGACTGTATCATCACTTGTGATGGCAAAAACCTCACCATAAAAACTGAGAGCACTTTGAAAACAACACAGTTTTCTTGTACCCTGGGAGAGAAATTTGAAGAAACCACAGCTGATGGCAGAAAAACTCAG ACTGTCTGCAGCTTTACAGATGGTGCATTGGTTCAGCATCAGGAGTGGGATGGGAAGGAAAGCACAATAACAAGAAAATTGAAAGATGGGAAATTAGTGGTG GACTGTGTCATGAACAATGTCACCTGTACTCGGATCTatgaaaaagtagaataa
- the FABP5 gene encoding fatty acid-binding protein 5 isoform X2, with protein MQDGCGPAESVPREENLRVGIALRKMGAMAKPDCIITCDGKNLTIKTESTLKTTQFSCTLGEKFEETTADGRKTQTVCSFTDGALVQHQEWDGKESTITRKLKDGKLVVDCVMNNVTCTRIYEKVE; from the exons ATGCAAGATGGGTGTGGCCCTGCGGAAAGCGTTCCGAGGGAGGAGAATCTCA GAGTGGGAATAGCTTTGCGAAAAATGGGCGCAATGGCCAAGCCAGACTGTATCATCACTTGTGATGGCAAAAACCTCACCATAAAAACTGAGAGCACTTTGAAAACAACACAGTTTTCTTGTACCCTGGGAGAGAAATTTGAAGAAACCACAGCTGATGGCAGAAAAACTCAG ACTGTCTGCAGCTTTACAGATGGTGCATTGGTTCAGCATCAGGAGTGGGATGGGAAGGAAAGCACAATAACAAGAAAATTGAAAGATGGGAAATTAGTGGTG GACTGTGTCATGAACAATGTCACCTGTACTCGGATCTatgaaaaagtagaataa